A genomic segment from Lusitaniella coriacea LEGE 07157 encodes:
- a CDS encoding putative CRISPR-associated protein: MKKWNSHPKHTLICTVGTSLFYPNLIGLPSPENYEPWLNKQPSQDRAYLSPEFVEMLKTNWTEFQQHSAETIALQEIARSLTQLPGTTRLCGAEINSIADLITREYCTSNCKLYFCHSATESGRNIANILVHYYRRNDRAVVTHEIEDLQDDDPKRFRTKGLRNLAKTIGQIVRESGSEFCAINATGGYKAQIAIAVLMGQALGIPVYYKHERFSEIVAFPPMPISLDFELWQHNSGLLEALQRNDVLNWDDFAEDWDEKMEVMVERVEVDGQIYIELSPTGQIFHDTFKNRFDASKNEYLPPPIDPPRKIKPSLTDHGWGNAREPILNFLQTITDQCPYVRQCRTHYWNPDLSQATRFRLQSEQIEGIFSNGSWTVKFYVDTSANTSGQRAACIADLNQRLANWI, encoded by the coding sequence ATGAAAAAATGGAATTCTCATCCCAAACACACCTTAATTTGCACGGTAGGAACGAGTCTGTTTTATCCCAATCTAATCGGTCTGCCTTCTCCTGAGAATTACGAGCCTTGGTTAAACAAACAACCTTCCCAAGATCGAGCCTATTTATCGCCCGAATTTGTTGAAATGCTCAAAACAAATTGGACTGAATTTCAACAACACTCCGCAGAAACTATTGCTTTACAGGAAATCGCGCGATCGCTAACGCAATTGCCGGGAACAACGCGGTTGTGCGGTGCAGAAATTAACTCCATTGCCGACCTTATTACGCGAGAATATTGTACGTCAAACTGCAAGCTGTATTTTTGTCATTCGGCAACCGAATCCGGACGCAACATCGCTAATATTCTCGTGCATTACTATCGCAGGAACGATCGCGCGGTTGTTACTCACGAAATCGAAGATTTGCAAGATGACGATCCTAAACGTTTCCGCACCAAAGGATTGCGCAATTTAGCGAAAACAATCGGTCAAATCGTCAGAGAAAGCGGTTCTGAGTTTTGTGCGATCAATGCCACAGGTGGCTATAAAGCTCAAATCGCGATCGCGGTTTTGATGGGTCAAGCTTTGGGAATCCCCGTCTACTACAAGCACGAACGGTTCAGCGAAATCGTCGCTTTTCCCCCAATGCCCATTAGTTTGGACTTTGAGTTATGGCAGCACAATAGCGGACTCTTAGAAGCCCTGCAACGCAATGACGTTCTCAATTGGGATGATTTTGCGGAAGATTGGGATGAAAAAATGGAAGTGATGGTCGAACGAGTTGAGGTTGACGGTCAAATTTATATCGAACTTTCTCCCACCGGACAAATTTTTCACGACACGTTTAAAAATCGCTTTGATGCCAGTAAAAATGAATATTTACCCCCTCCCATTGACCCACCTCGGAAAATAAAACCGTCCCTAACAGACCACGGTTGGGGAAATGCTAGAGAACCAATTCTCAACTTTTTACAAACCATTACCGACCAATGTCCTTACGTTCGCCAGTGTAGAACGCACTATTGGAATCCTGACTTATCGCAAGCGACCCGTTTTCGATTGCAAAGCGAGCAAATTGAAGGGATTTTTAGCAATGGCAGTTGGACGGTTAAATTCTATGTAGATACATCGGCAAATACCTCCGGTCAACGTGCTGCTTGTATTGCCGATCTCAACCAACGATTGGCAAACTGGATTTAA
- a CDS encoding TIGR03985 family CRISPR-associated protein, with translation MSDFVFDYPPSIELLQWLAKLSLRQTDVLPMAIRLWVILRSLYGNSDDPVYLEGLNNCFGYSEWRDLFFLDIDSHHQRDRVALLHNPNCPCSKTITDWLFDPETGIPQHQWQEDFTQHYSPSAAEMDRALNPTNWLYDPNRGCTEAQWRQALQQRYQLSEGELKTLTRVVQHPERERHRNRPFAVSRKTLKKDLKTLVSLGWLSAEGYRYRKVAEFPPVAISNQTVVLAPFDFGVAGQFIQSDLADFVDKFASPINGVRRFFLQVEYIIPGQLYSHIEQLQNQLKRLWSQTPVPPVRLVYRSAKLYQDEVERVVYPVCICYFQRAPYLFAYGQTPSDESQLNWYDYRLDRIQGLQLLSWDAPDIPPPLRSWEKKPIPPEKISEWMSEALGFEFYKPKESMLLRFDRYFYANYIAGTERDTLFEKLSHRQALSTARTAALSSGNRRMLEAILQSRSPQDIYCRVHYRAGDNNAIMRLRAWGQNVEVLLPWDLRQRMRSDLVESSRWYQ, from the coding sequence ATGTCCGATTTTGTTTTTGACTATCCCCCCAGCATCGAACTGCTGCAATGGTTGGCGAAACTGTCCTTGCGACAAACCGACGTACTGCCGATGGCGATTCGCTTGTGGGTTATCTTGCGTTCGCTCTACGGCAACAGCGATGACCCCGTATATCTCGAAGGTTTGAACAATTGCTTTGGCTATTCCGAGTGGCGCGACCTCTTTTTTCTCGACATCGATTCCCACCATCAGCGCGATCGCGTGGCTCTCCTCCACAACCCCAACTGTCCTTGCAGCAAAACCATTACCGATTGGCTCTTCGACCCAGAAACCGGAATCCCGCAACACCAATGGCAAGAAGACTTCACCCAACATTATTCCCCCTCTGCTGCCGAAATGGATCGGGCGTTGAACCCCACCAATTGGCTCTACGACCCCAATAGAGGATGCACTGAAGCCCAATGGCGACAGGCTTTACAACAGCGCTATCAATTGTCTGAAGGCGAACTCAAAACCCTGACGCGCGTCGTTCAGCATCCAGAACGGGAACGCCATAGAAATCGTCCCTTCGCCGTTTCTCGCAAAACCCTCAAAAAAGACCTCAAAACCCTCGTTTCCCTGGGATGGTTAAGTGCAGAAGGCTATCGATATCGCAAAGTTGCAGAATTTCCCCCAGTGGCAATTTCCAACCAAACGGTCGTTCTCGCACCCTTCGATTTTGGTGTTGCCGGACAATTTATTCAATCTGACTTGGCGGATTTTGTCGATAAATTTGCATCGCCGATTAATGGAGTTCGCCGTTTCTTTCTCCAGGTTGAATACATTATTCCCGGACAGCTCTACAGTCATATCGAGCAACTGCAAAACCAACTCAAACGCCTTTGGAGTCAAACCCCCGTTCCTCCCGTTCGCCTTGTCTATCGCAGCGCGAAATTGTACCAAGACGAGGTGGAGCGCGTGGTGTATCCCGTTTGTATTTGCTACTTTCAACGCGCGCCTTACCTTTTTGCTTACGGTCAAACTCCCAGCGACGAATCGCAGTTGAACTGGTACGATTATCGCCTCGACCGCATTCAAGGTTTGCAGCTATTGTCTTGGGACGCTCCCGATATTCCCCCACCGTTGCGCTCTTGGGAAAAAAAGCCAATTCCCCCGGAAAAAATCTCGGAATGGATGAGCGAAGCGTTGGGGTTTGAGTTTTACAAGCCGAAAGAGTCGATGCTGTTGCGTTTCGACCGTTATTTTTACGCCAACTATATTGCGGGAACCGAACGGGATACTTTGTTTGAAAAATTGTCCCACCGACAGGCACTCAGCACGGCGAGAACTGCGGCTCTCTCATCGGGGAATCGACGAATGCTTGAGGCAATTTTGCAATCTCGCTCTCCCCAGGATATTTACTGTCGCGTCCATTATCGCGCGGGAGACAATAACGCGATTATGCGCTTGCGCGCCTGGGGTCAAAATGTGGAGGTTTTATTGCCGTGGGATTTACGCCAACGGATGCGTTCGGATTTAGTGGAAAGCAGTCGATGGTATCAATGA
- a CDS encoding HD domain-containing protein, with translation MNAKPFKLTRRFETALTYTHQLHAGQVRKGSDVPYIAHLLSVAALVLEDGGNEDEAIAALLHDAVEDCGGMEILQEIRRRFGDRVAQIVEGCTESEIIPKPPWRERKERYLQQLRCGSPSVYRVAIADKLHNARSTLMDYRRQGDAVWQKFKGGKEGTLWFYRAVLAIPPPSAHVLAEELARVVGELSENYMKSG, from the coding sequence ATGAATGCGAAACCGTTTAAATTGACCCGGCGCTTTGAGACAGCTTTAACCTATACCCATCAACTGCACGCCGGACAGGTACGAAAAGGTAGTGACGTTCCCTATATTGCTCACTTGTTGAGCGTTGCGGCGCTGGTTCTTGAAGATGGCGGCAATGAGGATGAGGCGATCGCGGCATTGCTTCACGATGCAGTCGAAGATTGCGGGGGAATGGAGATATTGCAGGAAATTCGTCGGCGATTTGGCGATCGCGTGGCGCAAATTGTTGAAGGGTGTACCGAATCGGAAATTATTCCCAAACCCCCTTGGCGAGAGCGTAAGGAGCGCTATCTCCAACAGTTGCGTTGCGGTTCTCCTTCGGTTTATCGCGTCGCGATCGCGGATAAACTCCATAACGCGCGATCGACCCTCATGGACTATCGCCGCCAGGGAGATGCGGTTTGGCAGAAGTTCAAAGGGGGGAAAGAAGGAACCCTCTGGTTTTATCGCGCGGTTCTCGCCATCCCACCCCCAAGCGCCCATGTGCTTGCAGAGGAACTGGCGCGGGTTGTTGGGGAATTGAGCGAAAATTATATGAAATCCGGTTGA
- a CDS encoding CRISPR-associated protein Csx3 has product MTSYIITPNGDTLNVCFNPEVPAEGDRVVCDAMEQLQASIESGQLPGGKLLKIDGRQSLLVSYVMAHELGHLYSAIAVSEPRLNAYVVVTSNTPNYPFGSRIERETGRVIPYSPSLEDTPAVRLDWDGDILQPQFNGDVSVPGDRVVVETKAQLQTLIARGQLKGGRKPLLINGRFSVLGSFVIAQQVAHLYGAIAVYDPKLGESGLDKYVVVISHSTYRVGDTIDVPCSPLQNIKVVLCGPPNTGKTCLREGLKQALLKTPNAPDSYVISGCPDGDGSWFSETARRNPEFARQLKDEYKANFTPEFADKKAKEVEVIKNSILVFDVGGKTSPENRIIMDRATQAVILANTEAEVKEWQAFCDELHLRVIAILYSDYHGTRDSIERESPLLIGSVHHLDRSQETSSRPTIQALARILVDLIAQKLARSRSEESP; this is encoded by the coding sequence ATGACCAGTTACATCATCACCCCGAACGGAGACACCCTGAACGTTTGCTTTAATCCAGAAGTTCCTGCTGAGGGCGATCGCGTCGTCTGCGATGCAATGGAGCAATTGCAGGCATCAATTGAATCAGGGCAACTTCCCGGCGGGAAACTGCTGAAAATTGACGGTCGTCAATCGCTGTTGGTCAGCTATGTTATGGCTCACGAACTGGGGCATTTATACAGCGCGATCGCGGTTTCCGAACCCCGCTTAAATGCCTACGTCGTCGTTACCAGCAATACCCCCAATTACCCCTTCGGCAGTCGAATCGAGCGGGAAACGGGTCGGGTTATCCCCTACTCCCCCTCCTTAGAGGACACGCCTGCGGTGCGCTTAGACTGGGACGGAGACATTCTCCAACCCCAATTCAACGGCGACGTTTCCGTGCCGGGAGATCGCGTTGTGGTGGAAACAAAGGCGCAATTACAGACGCTCATTGCCAGAGGGCAATTGAAAGGCGGCAGAAAACCCCTGCTGATTAACGGACGCTTTTCCGTCCTGGGGAGTTTTGTCATTGCCCAACAGGTCGCTCATTTGTACGGCGCGATCGCGGTTTACGACCCCAAACTCGGCGAATCGGGACTCGATAAATATGTCGTCGTCATCTCCCACAGCACCTATCGCGTCGGAGACACCATCGACGTGCCATGCTCACCCCTCCAAAATATCAAAGTCGTCCTTTGCGGTCCCCCCAACACCGGAAAAACCTGCCTGCGCGAAGGACTCAAGCAAGCGCTCCTCAAAACCCCCAATGCCCCCGATTCCTATGTCATTTCCGGCTGTCCCGACGGCGACGGGTCTTGGTTTTCAGAAACCGCTCGAAGAAATCCTGAATTTGCCCGCCAATTAAAGGACGAATACAAAGCCAACTTCACCCCGGAGTTTGCCGACAAAAAAGCAAAAGAGGTCGAAGTCATTAAAAATTCAATTTTGGTGTTTGATGTGGGGGGCAAAACTTCCCCGGAAAATCGCATCATTATGGATCGGGCAACCCAAGCGGTGATTTTAGCGAACACGGAAGCCGAAGTCAAAGAGTGGCAGGCCTTTTGCGACGAACTCCACCTTCGGGTCATCGCCATTCTCTACAGCGATTATCACGGGACGCGCGATTCTATCGAACGGGAATCTCCCCTCCTCATCGGCAGCGTTCACCACTTAGATCGCTCTCAAGAAACCTCTTCTCGTCCCACAATCCAAGCCCTCGCTCGAATTTTAGTCGATTTGATAGCGCAAAAATTAGCTCGATCGCGATCGGAAGAATCCCCTTAA
- a CDS encoding TIGR03279 family radical SAM protein, translating to MSIQPARITKVLPDSIGVEIGFEPGDAIVSINGQKPRDLIDYQFLCSDEILELEVLDVAGETHNIEIEKEFDDDLGLEFETALFDGLIQCNNKCPFCFIDQQPPGKRETLYLKDDDYRLSFLYGSYLTLTNLSQREWDRIEKLRLSPLYVSVHATEPEVRTRLLKNSRAGQILNQFKWFQERRLQVHAQVVVCPGINDGIHLEKTLLDLAAFHAGEVPAIASVAVVPVGLTRFRPNLEELMPVSREKAREVIAQVQELQEKFYQEWGSHFAWLADEWFLIAQQDLPPESHYEDYPQIGNGVGSIRQFIKQFEEKANQRLPKKIEIHRNLTWVVGNAVEQAFKPLVQQLNEVEGLEVNLIALNSNYWGQEITVTGLLTGQDLLEGLQGKVLGDAIILPSLMLKANDTRFLDDMTLKSLAKQLEIKIIPVSGIEAFLDACIEE from the coding sequence ATGAGTATTCAACCCGCACGCATCACTAAAGTTTTACCAGATTCAATCGGCGTTGAAATTGGGTTTGAACCGGGCGATGCAATTGTTTCGATTAACGGTCAGAAACCTCGCGATTTAATTGACTATCAATTTCTCTGTTCCGATGAAATTTTGGAATTGGAAGTTTTGGATGTTGCCGGGGAAACTCACAATATTGAAATTGAAAAAGAGTTCGATGATGATTTGGGTTTGGAGTTTGAAACTGCGCTATTTGATGGGTTAATTCAATGTAATAATAAATGTCCTTTTTGTTTCATTGACCAACAGCCTCCCGGAAAGCGAGAAACTCTTTACCTAAAAGATGATGACTATCGTTTGAGTTTTCTTTATGGGAGTTATTTAACCCTCACTAATCTCTCACAACGAGAATGGGATCGAATCGAAAAGTTACGCCTTTCTCCTCTTTACGTTTCCGTTCATGCCACCGAACCAGAAGTGCGAACTCGCTTGCTGAAAAATTCTCGTGCGGGACAAATTCTCAACCAGTTTAAATGGTTCCAAGAACGACGCTTGCAAGTTCACGCACAAGTGGTTGTTTGTCCGGGGATTAATGATGGCATTCATCTAGAAAAAACACTTCTCGATTTGGCTGCTTTTCATGCTGGAGAGGTTCCCGCCATTGCTTCTGTCGCAGTGGTTCCCGTCGGTTTGACGCGCTTTCGCCCCAACCTAGAAGAGTTAATGCCAGTGAGTCGAGAAAAAGCGAGAGAAGTGATTGCGCAAGTTCAAGAATTACAGGAAAAATTTTATCAGGAATGGGGCAGTCATTTTGCTTGGCTTGCGGATGAATGGTTTTTAATCGCTCAACAAGATTTACCCCCAGAATCTCATTATGAAGATTACCCTCAAATTGGCAATGGCGTGGGTTCAATTCGCCAATTCATCAAGCAGTTTGAAGAAAAGGCAAATCAGCGATTGCCTAAAAAGATTGAAATTCATCGAAACTTAACTTGGGTGGTGGGAAATGCAGTCGAACAGGCTTTTAAACCCCTGGTACAACAGTTAAATGAAGTAGAAGGGTTAGAGGTTAATTTAATTGCACTTAATAGCAATTATTGGGGACAGGAGATAACGGTAACGGGATTACTGACGGGTCAAGATTTATTGGAAGGTTTACAAGGAAAAGTGTTGGGCGATGCAATTATTTTGCCGTCTTTGATGCTCAAAGCAAATGATACTCGCTTTCTTGATGATATGACGCTTAAATCCCTAGCAAAACAGTTAGAAATTAAGATTATTCCCGTGTCAGGAATCGAGGCATTTCTTGATGCTTGTATTGAAGAATAG
- a CDS encoding DICT sensory domain-containing protein: protein MLSGSILQQLVAAHQDHKRQINLGVYYKNTLVALCHALEDFILESESAPIAIAAFQQGKWYLQEAERYGEIAEKAQQIAILATSGAGFTEHSTSQNANVALVSLDSDDPVAQEWHLIILSPKYTAMVLCQELSDADYGSQGQPEEDLERKFYGFWTFEPDLVREVTEIAIAHIGKYDPQLQQRLASQVEAMTAKFGNCQRDDLGAVVSKVVGYLQNTQESAQYASGADLDDNLISNEMQAFLRMAQLIDQADVNNPNGAAEVAALAEAMGQLLDLPAWQIKRLRLAGLLHRLAPLQEVAQVSPTQSPVQQEALKKQGLLPKASVLRIMPQLQAIARIVTHQTEYWDGSGQPEGLAYDAIPLESRIIGLIADFQQHCIHYQRESVENPLAQALENCQNAAGKAYDPKLVEALALLVMGLQQGMSLSAYQPKIAAGIWLLEEEPNPKPKVAES from the coding sequence ATGCTTTCAGGCTCAATTCTTCAACAACTTGTCGCAGCCCATCAAGATCACAAACGACAAATTAATCTAGGAGTCTATTACAAAAATACGCTCGTGGCGCTGTGCCACGCCCTAGAGGATTTTATCTTGGAGTCGGAAAGCGCGCCGATCGCGATCGCGGCATTTCAACAAGGAAAATGGTATCTCCAAGAAGCCGAACGCTACGGTGAAATCGCAGAAAAAGCCCAACAAATCGCGATTTTAGCAACATCAGGGGCGGGGTTCACCGAACATTCCACCAGCCAAAATGCCAATGTTGCCCTTGTTAGTTTAGACTCGGACGATCCTGTTGCTCAAGAGTGGCACTTGATTATCCTTTCGCCCAAATACACGGCGATGGTTTTATGTCAAGAGCTTTCCGATGCAGATTACGGTTCTCAAGGTCAACCCGAAGAGGATTTAGAGCGGAAATTTTATGGATTTTGGACGTTTGAGCCGGATTTAGTCCGAGAGGTTACAGAGATCGCGATCGCGCACATTGGCAAGTATGATCCCCAATTGCAACAGCGCCTTGCCTCCCAAGTGGAAGCGATGACTGCAAAATTCGGCAACTGTCAGCGCGATGACTTAGGAGCGGTCGTGTCAAAAGTCGTTGGCTACCTCCAAAACACTCAGGAAAGCGCCCAGTATGCCTCTGGCGCAGATTTGGATGACAACCTCATCTCCAACGAAATGCAAGCTTTCCTGCGCATGGCACAACTCATCGACCAAGCGGATGTTAACAACCCCAATGGTGCCGCAGAAGTTGCCGCCCTCGCAGAAGCAATGGGACAATTGCTCGATTTACCCGCATGGCAAATTAAGCGCTTGCGCCTAGCAGGACTCCTCCACCGCCTCGCCCCCCTACAGGAGGTTGCCCAAGTCAGTCCTACCCAATCCCCAGTCCAGCAAGAAGCCCTCAAAAAACAAGGGCTTCTCCCCAAAGCATCCGTTCTGCGAATTATGCCGCAACTTCAGGCGATCGCGCGGATTGTAACTCACCAAACCGAATATTGGGACGGTTCGGGACAACCAGAAGGGTTAGCCTACGATGCCATTCCCCTCGAATCGAGAATCATTGGTTTAATCGCTGACTTCCAACAGCACTGCATCCACTACCAACGCGAATCTGTCGAAAATCCCCTCGCCCAAGCCCTAGAAAACTGCCAAAACGCTGCGGGGAAAGCCTACGATCCTAAATTGGTGGAAGCCTTAGCCCTTCTGGTGATGGGACTCCAGCAAGGAATGAGCTTATCCGCCTATCAACCCAAAATCGCGGCGGGAATTTGGTTGCTCGAAGAAGAACCCAACCCAAAGCCGAAAGTAGCAGAGTCTTAA
- a CDS encoding NAD(P)H-quinone oxidoreductase subunit F, with amino-acid sequence MTHLFSQTVWLVPCYALIGAILAIPWSPGFIRRTGPRPAGYVSIFMTLLAFLHSLLALKEVWHQAPEYLSFSWLHAAGLNITLDLEVSAVTVGAAALITGLNLLTQIYAIAYLEMDWGWARFYSLVALFEAGMCLLVLCNSLFFSYVVLEILTLGTYLIVGMWYNQPLVVTGARDAFLTKRVGDLVLLMAVVALLPIAGTWNYTELAQWAQTANLDPKVATFLTLALIAGPIAKCAQFPLHLWLDEAMEGPYPATILRNTVIVETGAWVLIKLQPVLQLSPVASQVIIWVGAVTAIGASLISIAQIDIKRVLSYLVSAYMGLVFIAVGTGQTQTALILIFTYTIAMSLLVMSTGGIVLNNISQNLTQYGGLWSRRPISGICLLVGAGSLVALPPLGNFWALVEMGDFLWKTQPVLFGVLLAVNGLCAFSLARLFGLMFGGKPTDITLRSPEGLWLLVLPMVGVMGFTLHVPLLLLQWQLLPDLSTLNPSVIFLLVFLTLDGFALGSIVYLNENWQKPVRFGPQFLQDFFAYDLYTEKLYKVTIVLLVGIVSKAVYWFDRFIVDGFVNLVGLATVLGGQSLRYNISGQTQFYVLSILLGVSLLLFAIAVPLLNLSF; translated from the coding sequence ATGACTCATTTATTCAGTCAGACTGTCTGGCTAGTACCTTGTTATGCCTTGATTGGTGCAATACTCGCCATCCCCTGGTCGCCGGGATTCATTCGACGCACGGGACCGCGACCGGCGGGATACGTCAGCATTTTCATGACCCTTTTAGCCTTCCTTCACAGCTTGCTCGCTCTCAAAGAAGTGTGGCATCAAGCCCCGGAATACTTATCCTTTAGTTGGCTTCATGCTGCCGGATTAAATATTACTTTAGACCTAGAAGTTTCTGCTGTGACAGTAGGAGCCGCCGCCCTAATTACCGGATTAAACCTACTCACACAAATTTACGCGATCGCGTACCTTGAAATGGATTGGGGATGGGCAAGATTTTACTCCCTCGTTGCCCTCTTTGAAGCGGGAATGTGCTTGCTTGTCCTCTGTAACTCCCTCTTTTTCAGTTACGTGGTTCTCGAAATTCTCACCCTCGGAACCTATCTCATTGTCGGGATGTGGTACAACCAACCCCTTGTCGTCACCGGGGCGCGAGATGCCTTCCTCACCAAGCGGGTGGGAGATTTAGTCCTGTTGATGGCAGTGGTTGCCCTGTTGCCCATCGCCGGAACCTGGAACTATACCGAACTCGCACAGTGGGCGCAAACCGCAAACCTAGACCCCAAAGTTGCCACCTTCCTCACCCTAGCCCTGATTGCCGGCCCTATCGCCAAATGCGCGCAATTTCCATTGCACCTATGGTTAGACGAAGCAATGGAAGGACCCTACCCCGCAACGATTCTCCGGAATACCGTCATCGTGGAAACAGGGGCGTGGGTCTTAATTAAACTGCAACCCGTCCTTCAACTCTCCCCCGTTGCCTCCCAAGTAATCATTTGGGTTGGGGCAGTGACGGCAATTGGCGCATCGCTCATTTCCATCGCTCAAATCGATATCAAGCGAGTGCTATCCTATCTCGTCAGCGCCTACATGGGTTTAGTGTTTATCGCCGTCGGAACCGGGCAAACCCAAACCGCCCTGATTCTCATCTTCACCTACACCATTGCCATGTCACTGCTGGTTATGAGTACAGGCGGCATCGTTCTCAACAATATTTCCCAAAATTTAACCCAATACGGCGGATTGTGGTCGCGCCGTCCCATCTCCGGCATTTGTTTGCTGGTGGGTGCGGGGTCTTTGGTCGCGCTTCCTCCCCTTGGCAATTTTTGGGCATTGGTAGAAATGGGAGACTTCCTCTGGAAAACCCAACCCGTGCTATTTGGAGTCTTGTTAGCGGTCAACGGATTGTGTGCGTTCAGTTTAGCTCGCCTCTTCGGTTTGATGTTTGGCGGCAAACCCACAGATATCACCCTACGTTCTCCAGAAGGATTGTGGTTGCTTGTATTGCCAATGGTGGGCGTGATGGGCTTTACACTGCACGTTCCGCTATTACTGCTTCAGTGGCAGCTTTTACCGGATTTATCAACTCTCAATCCCAGTGTCATATTCCTCTTGGTCTTCTTAACCCTTGATGGATTTGCCCTCGGTTCGATCGTTTACCTCAATGAAAATTGGCAAAAACCCGTGCGTTTTGGACCCCAGTTTCTCCAAGACTTTTTCGCCTACGATTTATACACAGAAAAACTGTATAAAGTCACAATCGTTCTATTGGTTGGAATTGTGTCTAAAGCCGTGTACTGGTTCGATCGATTTATCGTCGATGGTTTTGTCAATCTCGTGGGTTTAGCAACGGTTCTTGGCGGACAAAGTTTGCGCTATAACATTTCCGGTCAAACCCAGTTCTACGTCCTGTCCATTTTACTGGGAGTTAGTTTGTTGCTGTTCGCGATCGCGGTTCCATTGCTCAATCTTTCGTTTTAG
- a CDS encoding NADH-quinone oxidoreductase subunit M, translated as MLTALLLVPFIGAVLIGFLPIPEGSNLPRKLAFAIAAGLFAYSFWLLTQLDLSSASLQFVEYLPWAKAIGLNYNLGTDGLSLPFVALNGLLTWIAIYSTKENVQRPRLYYALILFVNAGVTGAFIAQNLLLFLLFYEIELIPVYFLIAIWGGSKSQYAATKFLLYTAVSGILILAAFLGMAWLGGSSSFDVASISTEGLSQRTQLILLTLLLVGFGIKIPLVPLHTWQPDSYVESAPPVAILLGGILAKMGVYGLLRFGLGLFPQTWHLVAPGLAIIGSITVIYGALSAIAQKDIKRMVAYSSIGHMGYILVAAAASTELSVLGAVAQAISHGLILALLFELVGIVEEKVGTRELDVLNGLMNPIRGLPLVSALLIAAGMASAGIPGLVGFAAEFIVFQGSFSVFPICTLLCILASGLTAVYFAILLNRTCFGKLDNKLAYYPLVARSQQIPALVLTAIILVLGIQPNWLLRWIEPTTNAISQTFSQPEIIATSQPHSPTIKAPTLTR; from the coding sequence ATGCTCACTGCTTTACTCTTAGTACCGTTTATCGGTGCCGTTCTGATCGGGTTTTTGCCCATCCCAGAAGGCTCCAATCTTCCGCGAAAATTAGCTTTCGCGATCGCGGCGGGTCTTTTCGCCTACAGCTTTTGGCTCTTAACCCAACTCGATTTATCGAGTGCGAGTCTTCAATTTGTGGAATACTTGCCCTGGGCAAAGGCCATCGGCTTAAACTACAACTTAGGTACTGACGGTCTTTCTTTACCCTTTGTGGCATTGAACGGTTTGCTGACCTGGATTGCCATCTACAGCACCAAGGAAAATGTCCAACGCCCTCGCTTGTACTACGCCTTAATTTTGTTCGTCAATGCTGGCGTAACCGGAGCATTCATCGCGCAAAATTTATTGCTGTTCCTCCTTTTTTACGAAATCGAACTGATTCCCGTTTACTTCCTCATTGCCATTTGGGGCGGCTCAAAATCCCAATATGCGGCGACAAAATTTCTCCTTTACACGGCTGTTTCGGGAATTTTGATTCTTGCCGCCTTTTTAGGGATGGCGTGGCTGGGTGGCTCGTCTAGCTTTGATGTCGCTTCTATTTCAACAGAAGGACTCTCGCAAAGAACTCAACTGATTTTATTAACCCTTCTTTTAGTTGGGTTTGGCATTAAAATTCCCCTGGTTCCATTACACACTTGGCAACCGGATTCCTATGTGGAATCGGCTCCTCCCGTTGCTATTTTATTGGGGGGGATTCTCGCAAAAATGGGCGTTTATGGCTTACTGCGATTTGGCTTGGGATTGTTCCCCCAAACCTGGCATTTAGTCGCACCGGGATTGGCAATTATCGGCTCGATTACCGTGATTTATGGGGCGTTGAGCGCGATCGCGCAAAAAGATATCAAACGAATGGTTGCTTACAGTTCCATCGGTCACATGGGCTATATTTTAGTCGCCGCCGCAGCGAGTACTGAACTGAGCGTTTTGGGAGCGGTTGCTCAAGCGATTAGTCACGGTTTAATTTTGGCATTACTGTTTGAACTGGTGGGAATTGTTGAGGAGAAAGTTGGCACCAGAGAGCTAGATGTTTTAAACGGATTGATGAATCCCATTCGGGGATTGCCTCTCGTCAGCGCATTGCTGATCGCCGCAGGAATGGCGAGTGCGGGAATTCCCGGTTTGGTGGGATTTGCGGCTGAATTCATCGTCTTTCAAGGCAGTTTTTCCGTCTTCCCCATCTGTACCCTGCTGTGCATTCTGGCTTCCGGTTTAACGGCGGTGTACTTCGCGATTTTGCTCAATCGCACCTGTTTCGGCAAATTGGATAACAAACTCGCCTATTATCCCCTCGTCGCGCGATCGCAGCAAATTCCGGCATTAGTTTTAACCGCAATCATCCTAGTGTTGGGAATTCAACCCAACTGGTTGCTGCGCTGGATAGAACCCACCACGAACGCGATCTCGCAAACTTTTTCCCAACCCGAAATCATCGCCACCTCTCAACCGCACTCCCCCACCATCAAAGCACCGACACTTACTCGCTAA